One window from the genome of Pelobates fuscus isolate aPelFus1 chromosome 13, aPelFus1.pri, whole genome shotgun sequence encodes:
- the FBXO33 gene encoding F-box only protein 33 has product MALCGDVGASSLPSELIVHIFSFLPAPDRLRASACCSHWRDCLFYPALWPELRLSLRVALSERPRLEFLMRKCGCFVRELRVEFAADNYVSSSAFDPAPAEPGPASPAAGPASCWCEDPAESPELLPGPQRDSQQSARWLGVLRTYMELVLCVLSSIRGNRNLQKLSLFGDISILQQNGTITKAYLNKVDPGGKKIRQIQQLFVEILANSRQLKWLSCGFMLEIVTPTSLSSLTNPVANTIEHLSLLDNHSPASTTLITAIELERFVHLRSLALDFCDFTAEMARVLANNNHVPLHRLSLLVHHTSLKTKTLNKMPEDEDWKALTRNSANLRVYMMAFDVKSDDMLRILKPSIPLERIHFDSYLTYVSGAVVDLITRQYDTFLTHFILMNDVNDMSGFPDLSENRNEDPLVLLAWRCMRLSLLAIHGYTVWAHNLIAIARLRGPDLKMLEVTEESIDFDQSELADQDVDPVHNLIEQVSIGLARPWRAVMDIELLSVFTEPARHFYREMQNFSEGI; this is encoded by the exons ATGGCTCTGTGCGGGGATGTGGGAGCCTCGTCCCTCCCCAGCGAGCTCATCGTTCACATCTTCTCGTTCCTGCCGGCCCCGGACCGGCTGCGGGCCTCGGCCTGCTGCTCGCACTGGCGGGACTGCCTGTTCTACCCGGCGCTGTGGCCGGAGCTGCGGCTGAGCCTGCGGGTGGCGCTGTCCGAGCGGCCCCGCCTCGAGTTCCTCATGCGGAAGTGCGGCTGCTTCGTGCGCGAGCTCCGCGTGGAGTTTGCCGCCGATAACTACGTGTCAAGCTCCGCCTTCGACCCCGCCCCCGCGGAGCCCGGCCCCGCCTCCCCCGCCGCCGGCCCCGCCTCCTGCTGGTGCGAGGACCCCGCGGAGAGCCCGGAACTGCTCCCCGGGCCCCAGAGAGACTCCCAGCAATCCGCCCGCTGGCTGGGGGTCCTGAGAACCTACATGGAGCTGGTCCTGTGTGTGCTGAGCAGCATCCGGGGCAACAG gAATCTTCAGAAACTTAGTCTTTTTGGCGACATCAGTATTTTGCAACAAAACGGCACTATTACAAAAGCCTACCTAAACAAGGTGGATCCAGGTGGCAAGAAAATCAGGCA GATTCAGCAGCTTTTTGTGGAGATACTGGCAAACAGTAGACAATTAAAGTGGCTTTCCTGTGGGTTCATGTTGGAGATAGTCACACCGACCTCTTTGTCTTCACTAACCAATCCAGTGGCAAACACCATTGAACATCTAAGTTTACTGGATAATCACAGTCCTGCGAGCACCACCTTAATAACCGCCATTGAATTGGAGCGCTTTGTTCATCTGCGTTCCCTTGCATTAGACTTTTGTGACTTTACAGCAGAAATGGCGAGAGTGTTGGCCAACAATAACCATGTGCCTTTGCATAGACTATCTCTTCTGGTCCACCACACTTCACTGAAGACTAAGACCTTGAACAAAATGCCTGAAGACGAGGATTGGAAGGCCCTCACTCGAAATAGCGCCAATCTCCGTGTCTACATGATGGCATTCGATGTCAAGAGCGATGATATGCTTAGAATCCTGAAGCCTAGTATACCACTGGAGAGAATTCACTTTGATAGCTACCTGACCTACGTATCTGGAGCAGTTGTTGATCTCATAACCAGACAATATGATACATTCCTAACTCACTTCATCTTGATGAACGATGTCAACGATATGTCTGGATTTCCGGACCTCAGTGAAAATAGAAATGAAGATCCTTTGGTTCTCTTGGCTTGGAGGTGCATGCGGCTCTCCCTTCTGGCAATTCATG GTTATACGGTTTGGGCGCACAACCTAATAGCAATTGCTCGCCTGCGAGGGCCTGATCTCAAGATGCTGGAAGTGACAGAAGAAAGCATAGACTTTGACCAAAGTGAGCTCGCTGATCAAGATGTGGATCCGGTGCATAATCTCATAGAGCAGGTGTCAATTGGACTTGCTCGACCATGGCGTGCCGTGATGGACATCGAGCTGCTTAGCGTATTCACAGAACCTGCCCGCCACTTTTACAGAGAGATGCAAAACTTCAGCGAAGGCATTTAG